From Geothermobacter ehrlichii, the proteins below share one genomic window:
- a CDS encoding RnfABCDGE type electron transport complex subunit B, protein MIAAVTSLGGIGLLAALALGAAARKFAVEVDQRESAIIDVLSGANCGACGYPGCGAYAKAVVEDGVSPSLCTPGGQGTVEAIARIMGVEAEAAVPQVAVVRCQGDNRKAKEKYRYLGLADCNAAQKLADGPKACPGGCLGLGSCERACPFGAIEMTADGLAVISREKCTGCRKCVAVCPRQVIAMAPREATVHVLCNSHDKGAAVRKYCEVGCIACQICRKTAPEAYVIEDFLARVVYEHHEQAGPGVEKCPTRCIRDFRQGYPEGSSFRAPGTDVSSDVDAGANEKVAG, encoded by the coding sequence ATGATTGCAGCAGTGACAAGTCTGGGCGGTATCGGCCTGCTGGCGGCTCTGGCCCTCGGAGCGGCGGCGCGCAAGTTCGCCGTCGAGGTCGACCAGCGGGAGTCGGCCATCATCGACGTTCTTTCCGGCGCCAACTGCGGTGCCTGCGGATATCCGGGCTGCGGTGCCTACGCCAAGGCGGTGGTCGAGGACGGGGTGTCGCCCTCTCTCTGTACGCCGGGCGGACAGGGGACGGTCGAGGCGATCGCCCGTATCATGGGAGTGGAGGCGGAGGCGGCCGTGCCCCAGGTGGCGGTGGTCCGCTGCCAGGGTGACAACCGCAAGGCGAAGGAGAAGTATCGTTATCTCGGGCTGGCCGACTGCAACGCCGCCCAGAAGCTGGCCGACGGGCCCAAGGCCTGTCCCGGCGGCTGCCTGGGCCTGGGAAGCTGCGAGCGGGCCTGTCCGTTCGGTGCCATCGAAATGACCGCCGACGGGCTTGCCGTGATCAGCCGGGAAAAATGCACCGGATGCCGCAAGTGTGTCGCCGTCTGTCCGCGCCAGGTGATCGCCATGGCGCCGCGGGAGGCGACGGTGCATGTGCTGTGCAACAGTCACGACAAGGGGGCGGCGGTGCGCAAGTACTGCGAGGTGGGCTGCATCGCCTGCCAGATCTGCAGGAAGACGGCCCCGGAGGCCTACGTTATCGAGGACTTTCTCGCCCGGGTGGTCTACGAGCACCACGAGCAGGCCGGCCCCGGAGTGGAAAAGTGCCCGACCAGGTGCATCCGCGATTTTCGTCAGGGCTATCCGGAAGGGAGCAGCTTCCGGGCGCCGGGAACCGACGTTTCGTCCGACGTGGATGCAGGTGCGAACGAGAAAGTCGCAGGATAG
- a CDS encoding RnfABCDGE type electron transport complex subunit G encodes MRETVRLAVVLTLIAAGAGLILSLVEAVTRAPIAEQRRLEMVRALQAVLPPFDNSPDAETRSLQMGTDKKGQPVYRTFFLGRKDGRLNGIAFKVTAPDGYSGNIDIMVGIEPAGRLSGIEILSHAETPGLGAKIVESWFKEQFKGKGLDNADWRVKKDGGDFDQITGATISPRAVVGAIRSGLEFYRDHRQQIVAAQKEAK; translated from the coding sequence ATGCGTGAAACGGTGCGACTGGCCGTCGTTCTGACCCTGATAGCCGCCGGTGCCGGCCTGATTCTTTCGCTGGTCGAGGCCGTCACCCGGGCGCCGATCGCCGAACAGCGGCGTCTGGAGATGGTGCGGGCGCTGCAGGCCGTTCTTCCCCCCTTCGACAACAGCCCGGACGCCGAGACCCGCTCCCTGCAGATGGGAACCGACAAGAAGGGGCAGCCCGTCTACCGGACCTTCTTTCTCGGCCGCAAGGACGGCAGGCTGAACGGCATCGCCTTCAAGGTGACTGCTCCCGACGGCTACAGCGGCAATATCGACATCATGGTCGGCATCGAGCCCGCCGGGCGGCTGAGCGGCATCGAGATCCTGTCCCATGCCGAGACGCCTGGCCTGGGCGCCAAGATCGTCGAGTCCTGGTTCAAGGAGCAGTTCAAGGGCAAGGGCCTGGACAATGCCGACTGGCGGGTGAAGAAGGACGGCGGCGATTTCGACCAGATCACCGGCGCTACCATTTCACCGCGTGCCGTGGTCGGCGCCATCCGCTCCGGCCTCGAGTTCTACCGTGACCACCGGCAACAGATCGTTGCGGCGCAAAAGGAGGCGAAATGA
- a CDS encoding RnfABCDGE type electron transport complex subunit D has translation MSSPVYLSSSPHIASGASTEQIMRQVIFALLPACAVAVYLFGLPALATLLICTLGCVAFEVACQKLMKRPLTIQDGSAALTGILLAMNLPPSSPWWMSLFGAFVAIVIAKQVYGGLGCNPFNPALVARVVLLISFPVQMTSWTRPAPLGSAIDAVTTATPLGRAKEAVMLHGALPADLQAGFLGYFLGDSGGSLGEVSAFALLLGAGYLLRKKVITWHVPVAYLGTVVLLSGAFWLVDPGRYPDPVFHLLTGGLMLGAFFMATDMVTTPVTSRGMLVFGAGCGLLTVLIRLFGGYPEGVSFAILLMNAATPLIDRYLKPKKFGLVTEKG, from the coding sequence GTGTCGTCTCCGGTCTATCTTTCCAGTTCTCCGCACATCGCTTCCGGGGCGAGCACCGAGCAGATCATGCGCCAGGTGATTTTCGCCCTGCTGCCGGCGTGCGCCGTGGCCGTCTATCTTTTCGGTCTGCCGGCTCTGGCCACGCTGCTGATCTGCACTCTCGGCTGTGTCGCCTTCGAGGTGGCCTGTCAGAAACTGATGAAGCGCCCGCTGACCATCCAGGATGGCAGCGCCGCGCTGACCGGCATTCTGCTGGCAATGAACCTGCCGCCGTCGAGCCCCTGGTGGATGAGCCTGTTTGGCGCCTTTGTCGCCATCGTCATCGCCAAGCAGGTCTACGGCGGACTGGGCTGCAATCCCTTCAATCCGGCACTGGTGGCGCGGGTGGTGCTGCTGATCTCCTTTCCCGTGCAGATGACCAGCTGGACCCGTCCCGCGCCGCTGGGCTCGGCGATTGATGCGGTCACGACCGCCACGCCCCTGGGCCGTGCCAAGGAGGCGGTCATGCTCCACGGTGCCCTGCCGGCCGACCTGCAGGCCGGGTTTCTCGGCTATTTCCTCGGCGACAGCGGCGGCAGCCTAGGCGAGGTTTCGGCCTTCGCCCTGCTGCTCGGGGCCGGTTACCTGCTGAGGAAGAAGGTGATCACCTGGCATGTCCCGGTCGCCTATCTCGGCACCGTGGTGCTGCTGTCGGGTGCTTTCTGGCTGGTCGATCCGGGCCGTTATCCCGATCCAGTGTTCCATCTGCTGACCGGCGGCCTGATGCTCGGGGCTTTTTTCATGGCGACCGACATGGTCACCACCCCGGTGACCAGCCGCGGCATGCTGGTCTTCGGGGCGGGGTGCGGTCTGCTGACGGTGCTCATCCGGCTGTTCGGCGGCTACCCGGAGGGGGTGTCCTTCGCCATACTGCTGATGAATGCGGCGACGCCGCTGATTGACCGCTACCTGAAGCCGAAGAAATTCGGCCTGGTGACGGAAAAGGGGTGA
- the rsxC gene encoding electron transport complex subunit RsxC codes for MRMKTFSGGLHPPDSKEFTATRAIEDCPLPEELVVPLSQHIGAPATACVQAGDRVRKGQVIGEAGGFVSVPVHAPTSGEVVAVEPRPHPSGRALPAVVIRADGEDAWDEPMPLLDPAAATVDELRGRIRDAGIVGMGGATFPTHVKLSPPPEKPIDTLILNGVECEPYLTADHRLMLEESERILDGIAILQKILGVERTFLGIEANKPDAIERMASLGADRSIEVVPLEVKYPQGAEKQLISAIAGREVPSGGLPMDVGVVVQNVGTCAAIADAVLRGRPLIERIATVAGAAVKQPKNLRIRIGMSLRHLVEACGGTLAEPAKIIMGGPMMGMAQLSLDVPATRGTSGLLLFTAEQVLKRPEGPCIRCARCVQACPARILPTSIAAYARLEMMDEAEALGALDCIECGCCSYSCPAALPLVQSIRHAKAAITARRRKG; via the coding sequence ATGCGCATGAAAACGTTTTCCGGCGGGTTGCATCCGCCCGACAGCAAGGAATTCACCGCGACCAGGGCCATCGAGGACTGCCCGCTGCCGGAAGAACTGGTTGTCCCCCTGTCGCAGCACATCGGGGCGCCGGCCACCGCCTGCGTGCAGGCCGGGGACCGGGTGCGAAAGGGGCAGGTGATCGGCGAGGCCGGCGGCTTTGTTTCGGTGCCGGTTCACGCGCCCACGTCGGGCGAGGTGGTCGCCGTCGAGCCGCGGCCGCATCCCTCGGGACGCGCCCTGCCGGCCGTGGTCATCCGGGCCGATGGCGAGGACGCCTGGGACGAGCCGATGCCGCTTCTCGACCCGGCCGCAGCGACCGTCGACGAGCTGCGCGGCCGCATCCGTGACGCCGGTATCGTCGGCATGGGCGGAGCGACCTTTCCCACCCACGTCAAACTGAGCCCGCCGCCGGAAAAGCCGATCGATACCCTGATTCTCAACGGGGTGGAGTGCGAGCCCTACCTGACCGCCGACCACCGGCTGATGCTGGAGGAGAGCGAACGCATTCTCGACGGCATCGCCATTTTGCAGAAGATTCTCGGGGTCGAACGGACCTTTCTCGGCATCGAGGCCAACAAGCCCGACGCCATCGAACGGATGGCGTCGCTCGGTGCTGATCGGTCCATCGAGGTGGTGCCGCTGGAAGTCAAGTATCCGCAAGGGGCGGAAAAGCAGCTCATCAGCGCCATTGCCGGCCGGGAAGTTCCTTCCGGCGGTCTGCCGATGGATGTCGGCGTGGTGGTGCAGAATGTCGGCACCTGCGCCGCCATCGCCGATGCCGTGCTGCGCGGCCGGCCCCTGATCGAGCGGATAGCCACCGTGGCCGGCGCCGCCGTGAAGCAGCCGAAGAACCTGCGCATCCGCATCGGCATGTCGCTGCGCCACCTGGTTGAGGCCTGCGGCGGAACCCTGGCCGAACCGGCCAAGATCATCATGGGCGGCCCGATGATGGGCATGGCCCAGCTGTCGCTCGACGTGCCGGCGACCCGGGGCACTTCGGGCCTGCTGCTGTTCACCGCCGAGCAGGTGCTGAAGCGGCCGGAGGGGCCGTGCATCCGCTGCGCCCGCTGCGTCCAGGCCTGTCCGGCGCGCATTCTGCCGACCAGCATCGCCGCCTACGCGCGGCTCGAGATGATGGACGAGGCGGAGGCTCTGGGAGCGCTGGACTGCATCGAGTGCGGCTGCTGTTCCTATTCCTGTCCGGCGGCCCTGCCGCTGGTCCAGAGCATTCGCCACGCGAAAGCGGCCATCACGGCCCGGCGAAGAAAGGGTTGA